In Periplaneta americana isolate PAMFEO1 chromosome 3, P.americana_PAMFEO1_priV1, whole genome shotgun sequence, the following are encoded in one genomic region:
- the LOC138696604 gene encoding protein FRA10AC1 homolog isoform X2: MLKRILQQRDPSPPQRIRAVLSSLSVYDLHKRLVNDYILCRQGATTLLGRDTSRDKRDIDVIRENHKFLWDEGDTPDSWEARLAKKYYDKLFKEYCICDLSRYKENKIAMRWRTEQEVVIGKGQFSCGDKRCEETESLRTWEVNFAYKEQDEKKNALVKLRLCPDCSHKLNYHHKKREIIRNKTKKKQNLTDPSSSKRKKGDTEDSSKSSHEEQEDAADKGTTSESDDTDVPVDDEGMLWRGKHAAEEKSREDEFEEFLEDLLL; this comes from the exons ATGTTAAAGAGAATTTTGCAGCAGAGAGATCCTTCTCCGCCCCAGAGAATCAGAGCTGTTCTCTCCTCTCTCTCggtctatgacctccataaaagACTAGTGAATGATTACATACTGTGTCGGCAAGGAGCTACAACATTGCTTGGCAGAGATAC ATCACGAGATAAGCGAGATATTGATGTAATCAGAGAAAACCACAAGTTCCTCTGGGATGAAGGTGATACACCTGACTCTTGGGAAGCAAGATTAGCGAAGAAGTATTATGACAAACTATTTAAGGAATATTGTATTTGCGACCTCAGCAGatacaaggaaaataaa ATTGCCATGCGATGGCGTACAGAGCAAGAGGTAGTGATTGGAAAGGGCCAGTTCAGCTGTGGAGACAAACGGTGTGAAGAAACAGAGAGTTTACGAACATGGGAAGTGAACTTTGCTTATAAGGAACAAGACGAGAAGAAAAATGCACTTGTTAAGTTAC GGTTGTGTCCAGATTGTTCACATAAACTGAACTATCATCACAAGAAACGAGAAATCatacgaaataaaacaaagaaaaaacaaaatcttaCAGATCCTAGTTCGAGCAAAAGAAAGAAAGGCGATACAGAAGATAGTTCGAAGTCATCACATGAAGAACAGGAAGATGCAGCTGATAAAGGAACGACATCAGAAAGTGATGATACTGATGTACCAGTAGATGATGAAGGAATGCTTTGGAGAGGAAAACACGCTGCTGAAGAAAAATCAAGAGAGGATGAATTTGAAGAATTTCTTGAAGATCTACTTCTGTGA